A window from Cryptomeria japonica chromosome 1, Sugi_1.0, whole genome shotgun sequence encodes these proteins:
- the LOC131044646 gene encoding linamarin synthase 2: MNGLHAVMVPSPAQGSINPLINLAHLLSSRGVFITFVNTEWSHNRMSRSAAAATSTFKFLTIPDGLPPDHGRLSNIPELVIALEKLGPVLEHHLLCSLTEQTPPITCIITENFLSCTYEVAKKLGVPRVIFWTMCAASSIAQCNANLLISHGHIPVKVDHSNSADKVITCLPGNLPPLLPSDLISFYRATDTSDVLFQWTLRESQFQGKTDYVLVNTFDEVDSPLTVSALSSNGCPALSVGPVFLPNFLEGRDMNGIASMSEQEESCLKWLDAKEPGSVIYVSFGSIAVKSNEQLEELALGLEKSQHPFLWVLRKDIAGGQPATLPEGFAERTVDRGLIVKWAPQVKVLSHTSVGGFVTHSGWNSCLESMSMGVPMLGWPYFFDQFLDCRFCKDVWKIGMDLEGVDVDETVVVKREEIEKGVMRLMEGPEAEELRKRGRELKEAAFKAVAEGGSSFLNLNRFIHDMKQLYNSASVTKA; encoded by the exons ATGAATGGCCTCCACGCAGTCATGGTGCCTAGCCCTGCGCAAGgcagtatcaatcctcttatcaaTTTGGCTCACCTCCTCTCTTCAAGAGGAGTTTTCATCACTTTCGTTAACACGGAATGGAGCCACAACCGCATGTCAAGATCAGCTGCAGCTGCCACCTCCACATTTAAGTTTCTCACCATTCCAGATGGCTTGCCACCTGATCACGGTCGCCTCTCCAATATTCCTGAGCTTGTGATTGCATTGGAAAAACTTGGCCCCGTCTTGGAGCATCATTTGCTGTGCAGCTTAACGGAACAAACTCCACCCATCACTTGCATTATAACGGAAAATTTCTTATCTTGCACTTACGAAGTCGCCAAGAAGCTGGGTGTGCCTCGAGTCATTTTCTGGACAATGTGCGCCGCCTCTTCTATTGCTCAGTGCAACGCCAACCTTCTCATCTCCCACGGGCATATTCCTGTCAAAG TGGACCATTCGAATAGCGCGGATAAAGTGATCACCTGTTTGCCTGGTAATCTTCCGCCTCTATTGCCGAGCGATCTGATATCTTTCTACCGCGCTACCGACACGTCGGACGTTTTATTCCAGTGGACTCTGCGTGAGTCACAATTCCAAGGTAAGACAGACTATGTGCTGGTCAACACGTTCGATGAGGTGGACTCTCCTCTGACGGTAAGCGCACTGTCCAGCAATGGATGCCCTGCTTTGTCAGTAGGGCCTGTTTTTCTTCCCAATTTCTTGGAAGGAAGAGACATGAACGGAATCGCGAGTATGTCGGAGCAGGAAGAGAGCTGTCTCAAATGGCTTGATGCCAAAGAGCCAGGTTCTGTGATATACGTTTCCTTCGGCAGCATCGCCGTCAAATCGAACGAACAGCTGGAGGAGTTGGCACTGGGGCTTGAGAAAAGCCAGCACCCCTTTCTGTGGGTTTTACGAAAGGATATTGCGGGAGGCCAGCCCGCCACTCTCCCGGAGGGTTTTGCAGAAAGGACTGTGGATCGGGGACTGATTGTGAAATGGGCGCCGCAGGTTAAGGTGTTGTCCCACACTTCCGTAGGAGGGTTTGTTACTCACAGCGGGTGGAACTCGTGTTTAGAGAGCATGAGCATGGGTGTTCCAATGCTTGGATGGCCCTATTTCTTTGACCAGTTTCTGGACTGCCGGTTCTGCAAGGATGTGTGGAAGATTGGCATGGACTTGGAGGGCGTTGACGTGGATGAAACTGTGGTGGTTAAAAGGGAGGAGATAGAGAAAGGCGTGATGAGATTGATGGAGGGTCCGGAAGCGGAGGAGCTGAGAAAAAGAGGGAGGGAGTTGAAGGAGGCGGCATTTAAAGCAGTTGCAGAGGGAGGTTCTTCCTTTCTCAACTTGAACAGGTTTATTCATGACATGAAACAGCTTTACAATTCAGCTTCTGTTACAAAGGCATAG